The following are encoded in a window of Arthrobacter sp. OAP107 genomic DNA:
- a CDS encoding beta-galactosidase, which yields MTHTTHHRWLRWPSPDTKRLAFGADYNPEQWPREVWAEDVRLMKEAGVNIVSLAIFSWARIQPSRETWDFAWLDDIIGLLHANGIAVDLATATASPPPWLAAEHPEILPVTRNGETLWPGGRQHWRPTSPVFREHALTLVRTMAERYKDHPAVCAWHISNELGCHNVYDYSDDAAAAFRAWLQDRYGTLEELNTAWGTDFWSQRYADWNHIFPPRKAASYPNPTQQLDFKRFSSDSLRDYLRAERRILSSITPDIPVTTNFMVMGETKGMDYAGWAADVDFVSNDHYVVPGPQDHDELSFSANLTGNIAGGNPWFLMEHSTSAVNWQPVNTPKKPGALARDSLTHVAHGADAVCFFQWRQSRAGAEKYHSAMVSHVGSDSRLFRDVTALGRTLGDLSALAGSRREPARAAILFDWDSWWASELDSHPSDRLRYRQEALDWYSAFLASGIRADVLPVAASLKGYQLVIAPVLHVVPAELRSRLTAFVESGGHLVTTYFSGVVDQNDHVWLGGYPGALSGLLGIRVEEFGPLAPGEEATLDGGPRGTLWADSVAATSGDTKVLRRFTSGDRAGEPAVTRRSVGSGSAGYVATRLGPDGLVPVLQEFAGLAGVESELPVDLRGAVELAVRTGEDGRFLFLINRTDQAVDISAVPGAILAGTGPADGTAKLAARGVAVLQTTN from the coding sequence ATGACCCACACCACCCACCACCGCTGGCTGCGCTGGCCGTCCCCGGACACCAAGAGGCTGGCCTTCGGTGCCGACTACAACCCCGAGCAGTGGCCCCGCGAAGTCTGGGCCGAGGACGTGCGGCTCATGAAGGAAGCCGGGGTCAACATCGTCTCCCTGGCCATCTTCTCGTGGGCACGCATCCAGCCCTCGCGGGAGACCTGGGACTTTGCCTGGCTCGACGACATCATCGGCCTGCTCCACGCCAACGGCATTGCCGTGGACCTCGCCACCGCCACCGCATCCCCGCCGCCGTGGCTGGCCGCCGAGCACCCGGAAATCCTGCCGGTCACCCGGAACGGCGAAACCCTGTGGCCGGGCGGCAGGCAGCACTGGCGGCCCACGTCGCCGGTGTTCCGCGAGCACGCACTGACGCTCGTGCGCACCATGGCGGAGCGCTACAAGGACCACCCGGCTGTCTGCGCCTGGCACATTTCCAACGAGCTCGGCTGCCACAACGTCTATGACTATTCCGACGACGCCGCGGCCGCCTTCCGTGCCTGGCTCCAGGACCGCTACGGGACACTCGAGGAACTGAACACAGCCTGGGGGACCGACTTCTGGTCGCAGCGCTACGCGGACTGGAACCACATCTTCCCGCCGCGGAAGGCGGCTTCCTATCCGAACCCCACGCAGCAGCTGGACTTCAAGCGCTTCTCCTCGGACTCGCTGCGGGATTACCTCCGCGCCGAACGCAGGATCCTCAGCAGCATCACCCCGGACATCCCCGTCACCACCAATTTCATGGTCATGGGGGAGACGAAGGGGATGGACTATGCCGGCTGGGCCGCCGACGTCGACTTCGTCTCCAACGACCACTACGTGGTTCCGGGACCGCAGGACCATGACGAGCTGTCCTTCTCCGCGAACCTGACCGGCAACATCGCGGGCGGCAACCCCTGGTTTCTCATGGAGCACTCCACCAGTGCCGTCAACTGGCAGCCCGTGAACACACCCAAGAAGCCCGGGGCCCTCGCCCGGGACTCCCTCACCCACGTGGCCCACGGCGCGGACGCGGTCTGCTTCTTCCAGTGGCGCCAGTCCCGTGCCGGGGCAGAAAAATACCACTCAGCGATGGTGTCTCACGTCGGCAGCGACAGCAGGCTCTTCCGCGACGTCACCGCCCTGGGCCGGACGCTCGGCGACCTTTCGGCGCTGGCCGGCAGCCGGCGCGAACCGGCCCGGGCCGCGATCCTCTTCGACTGGGATTCCTGGTGGGCCAGCGAACTGGACTCCCATCCGAGCGACCGGCTCCGCTACCGGCAGGAGGCGCTGGACTGGTACTCGGCGTTCCTCGCCAGCGGCATCCGCGCTGACGTGCTTCCGGTAGCGGCATCGCTTAAGGGCTACCAGCTGGTCATCGCGCCGGTCCTGCATGTGGTGCCGGCGGAGCTGCGCTCGCGCCTGACTGCATTCGTCGAGTCCGGCGGGCACCTCGTGACCACCTACTTCTCCGGCGTCGTGGACCAGAACGACCACGTGTGGCTCGGCGGATATCCCGGCGCACTCAGCGGTCTGCTGGGGATCCGGGTGGAAGAGTTCGGGCCACTGGCCCCCGGCGAAGAGGCAACGCTCGACGGCGGGCCGAGAGGCACGTTGTGGGCGGACTCCGTCGCCGCCACGTCCGGGGACACGAAGGTCCTGCGCCGGTTCACCTCCGGTGACCGCGCCGGCGAACCGGCGGTGACCCGGCGCAGTGTGGGCAGCGGATCCGCCGGCTACGTGGCGACGCGCCTCGGGCCCGACGGGCTGGTCCCGGTCCTGCAGGAATTCGCCGGCCTGGCCGGCGTCGAGTCCGAACTGCCCGTGGACCTGCGTGGCGCCGTCGAACTTGCCGTCCGCACCGGTGAGGACGGGCGCTTCCTTTTCCTGATCAACCGCACGGACCAGGCCGTCGATATCTCGGCTGTTCCCGGCGCCATCCTCGCGGGAACGGGCCCGGCCGACGGCACTGCCAAGCTCGCGGCCCGCGGCGTGGCAGTCCTGCAAACCACCAACTAA